One Onychostoma macrolepis isolate SWU-2019 chromosome 10, ASM1243209v1, whole genome shotgun sequence genomic region harbors:
- the LOC131547941 gene encoding uncharacterized protein LOC131547941: MFYIVEFLETQEVEVVPALWVEKEICQWPAQYRRDELVKAIRSEEQPGHTWDAYCVRILYKAATYKAARLKLPQAETQTDLQTAEEEDVDDIPKKKRKRLPNIHFESDDEDLVKQKGLLPPAPKITGPNFAIESAIKRRVQKLETPKHMTSPEPRHSVTSPEPRRAEKSPEPSRSMGNSEAQQSGTVTLSGLAPLLHRILTNQEMMMDQLKVILMNMQKMGEPAHGQDPIDRDLLPLKDLTSLLALEKRLREEADLKKKMITALSFIGGVDVKDSVWRVMGHCITNSLGKQLNWRGINGKTAFHKLQLKDVITEAEQNSFEPRATLNMYPLGSSPNCIAAFIRSDVFTC, encoded by the exons ATGTTTTACATTGTAGAGTTTCTAGAAACCCAAGAAGTTGAAGTGGTACCAGCACTTTGGGTTGAAAAGGAAATATGTCAATGGCCAGCTCAATACAGACGTGATGAATTAGTAAAGGCCATACGAAGTGAGGAGCAACCTGGACACACGTGGGACGCATATTGTGTTCGAATTTTATATAAAGCTG CAACCTACAAAGCTGCTCGTCTAAAACTTCCTCAAGCGGAAACACAAACTGACCTTCAAACAGCAGAGGAAGAAGATGTGGATGACATTCCAAAGAAAAAGCGAAAAAGGCT ACCAAACATTCACTTTGAGAGCGACGACGAAGATTTGGTCAAACAAAAAGGATTGTTGCCTCCAGCCCCAAAGATAACAGGACCAAACTTTGCAATTGAGTCTGCAATAAAGAGAAGGGTTCAAAAGCTTGAAACCCCAAAGCATATGACAAGTCCTGAGCCCAGACACTCTGTGACAAGTCCTGAGCCCCGGCGTGCTGAAAAAAGCCCCGAACCCAGTCGGTCTATGGGAAATTCTGAAGCACAACAGTCAGGAACAGTTACTTTAAGTGGTCTTGCTC cTCTTCTGCATAGAATTCTTACAAATCAGGAAATGATGATGGATCAACTCAAAGTCATTCTGATGAACATGCAGAAAATGGGCGAACCTGCTCATGGGCAGGATCCCATCGACAGAGACTTACTGCCACTGAAAGATCTTACCTCCCTGCTGGCTCTGGAAAAACGTCTGAGGGAAGAGGCtgacctcaaaaaaaaaatg ATTACTGCATTGAGCTTCATTGGAGGAGTTGATGTTAAGGATAGCGTTTGGCGGGTTATGGGGCACTGTATTACCAACTCCCTTGGCAAACAACTTAACTGGCGTGGCATCAATGGCAAAACAGCTTTCCACAAACTGCAGCTGAAAGATGTCATTACTG AAGCGGAACAAAACTCATTTGAACCTCGCGCCACACTGAACATGTATCCGCTCGGCTCAAGTCCAAACTGCATCGCAGCGTTTATCAGATCAGATGTGTTTACTTGCTGA